From Candidatus Peregrinibacteria bacterium, a single genomic window includes:
- the rpsT gene encoding 30S ribosomal protein S20 → MPIIVSAMKRVRQAKKKTERNHQFLSRMRSFMKNILNLAKSGETKKASALLPETLKAIDMAEKKNLIHKNNASRKKSLVSRAVNESGVKKKDEEALKA, encoded by the coding sequence ATGCCGATAATAGTATCTGCCATGAAAAGAGTAAGACAAGCAAAGAAGAAAACAGAGAGGAATCATCAGTTTCTTTCGCGAATGCGCTCGTTTATGAAAAACATTTTGAATTTGGCAAAAAGCGGAGAAACAAAAAAAGCATCTGCCCTTCTTCCTGAGACACTAAAAGCAATAGATATGGCGGAAAAAAAGAATCTTATTCACAAAAATAACGCTTCTCGAAAAAAATCTCTTGTGTCTCGAGCCGTTAATGAAAGTGGGGTGAAGAAAAAAGATGAAGAGGCTCTCAAAGCTTAG
- a CDS encoding Ig-like domain-containing protein: MKFFGKKFWGFFGVLLLLTGGGVLLWSTAGTPRVLGGEEETRIKEISFNALLRFEFTERMNAKSVESAFSLAPEMQGRFFWENQKTLFFEPSKPFEIGEQISVTIDGSAESWLGKVMGKSYFQTFLIVGPPQITFISPISPYEWNQIKETQRGDRLFEEVSEAEQKKDEELPKELPIFQKDQRIVLMFDRPIRPLETPEENLSDSLSRFSDYLTFEPEIQGKFHWLGTSAIEFIPDENTFPLGNIFRAHLKKEAPTADGGRLIHEAEWHFETEEPKIVSITPSDTATFISPKTKVRILWNQSVNENSFFDHLTISPDLPSGEKRKLKITWDHERDPNAMMVSFEPNFAKNETISLVVDVGVKSLNGTKMSTEATKSTFRTMEDPGVVTYSPQNGGSIAPHESLRIQLRTPTDTDEILKHISFSPEIDPKKLYVSQVYDSVPLVDEQKPVSPLKQNILEYEISGPFLAETAYAWTLNAQLKDARIAAYKEDVKSGILDAVSDKEYQELEKESLLPTEVTGTFRTTDYKSQLSYMARTSGPSVFERDDPVSLFVQHRNISKIFVTVCEIPEKEFLDMQLKFLPLENGFCDTYGKNPRSWTKEISGEKNITRVDEISISDEIEFSGGIYGYEFFSPEFQYSWEKAPHVFTGTALLVNSGITAKWTDEKILVWATDFLEGKPVENMSIEVLSGSYDNPVTRINTGYTNAQGIWEGKLPADDLYRQYFIIARKGKDFFSLVGNNWSEGISPWEFGIPEDWQIHPFFRGYMYTDRPIYRPGQTVYYKGILRSDNDANLQIPAQNTVVHLQGEDPEGKEIFSQDVTLSDMGTFSGELLLADGASLGTYVLNASLGDKGWFTRTFSVEEYRKPEYKVEVKTSLAHPFLGTELPITISAEYFFGGSLPNADVSYLVVREPYFYYGPEEGEWYSFSTDEYGCYWSCSPEETVVLDGTGKLDAHGKFSFSIPDHLNAENGDITDAQLVTVYATLRDASERNVSKAETFMLLEADGFVGIRPENSFLSTTDMNLSFDLFTLDVEGNPRPNEEVDVKIYQSIWNSVQKEGIDGNFYWDSTEEKILLQEKNAETGKDGRGGITFDIPQGDDRYSGTIKAIATWKDSSQRETRSAATLFRSSDDYIPWQRSNNDRIKLTLDKKSYEVGDTAKLLVESPFVKPVKALLTVERKNILSAEVVEVKSGELLEIPVTEEMLPNAYIGITLVKGKGFFAVFQKLFSEISEKKILQKELEFRIPELTSKVLKNTGELAALTEASSDLDVRKAETRKKISQENLKNTEEKLNMTKDEVEEREKEIQKLLPNLSEEEQKEAASEEQKLADDLKNFTPPQKDDEDMTEPEVRRGVYNLNTLPRPEMKIGMVPISVNIQDKELKISVLTEKESYLPGDTVRLLIETRKTNRDVTSADVSIAVVDKSLLALKSRNLEDILDFFWGNRPLGVRTAQTLIYLIERLDIKAQGGAKGGGGGALGEDLSKRKRGEFRDTAFWKADLHTDENGLLEVEFRLPDNLTTWEVLVIAHTKDNAFGMEKKSFISRKQLMITSALPRFGIPGDTFTAAFLIYNQSDTDQKINVFLDTEGFSLKGVTTFPLTIKRNSTELIEFPGTIMGSNEKQNATFPPMKFTLLVQNEDKSLRDEVETFIPVTAPILGENLATSGIALDRATEYLRIPQKALPNLGKLTVTLASSRIQMFLRGAESLLAYPYDSAEQIMSRVLARALLIRAENMIGKKSAGASSEISENFTKILGQELQETYKLQRSDGGFGYFEGSLQSYPYLSAYILFGFEQLGKIDVHVDPQSMENLKNYLMGSLLFSSFNEEQRQDIFEMDSETKAFVLYVLSEAGEKNIISTKNLLYEQRSILSLPAKILLSLALQNLEETDGEKAVLRFEIEAAARHTPRGVQFDAGETSPWSMDSTIKTTALALMTFAREDTNNVLIPKILSFLTKARGGSTGSWESTQDTIWAVFSYLEYLEKANVLHPNFAANVEINGSSLLEKSFTEENVFDEKILSDIDFPSLLRDPQLNELTFSKKGIGELFYDILLQYYLPTEEIREKNEGIGLMRNYYKLDDTKMEHPVFSAEKGERLRGKLTLLVPETRYLVSVREALPAGLEAVNFNLETADKSLLLNDENTLKSGDTWYWWNNLSYFEHTEIRDDAVLLFAETLPSGVYEYNFYVEAVTEGSFEHLPAKAEEMYHPEVFGRTQGEVFSVLPSHK, encoded by the coding sequence ATGAAATTTTTTGGGAAAAAGTTTTGGGGATTTTTTGGAGTTCTCCTTCTCCTTACCGGAGGAGGAGTCCTTTTGTGGAGCACTGCCGGCACTCCTCGTGTGCTTGGCGGAGAAGAAGAAACTCGCATCAAGGAAATCTCTTTTAATGCGCTTCTCCGCTTTGAATTCACAGAAAGGATGAATGCAAAAAGCGTAGAGAGTGCATTTTCTCTCGCTCCTGAAATGCAGGGGAGATTCTTTTGGGAGAACCAAAAAACTCTCTTTTTTGAACCATCTAAGCCATTTGAAATCGGGGAGCAAATTTCTGTAACCATTGATGGAAGCGCTGAAAGCTGGCTCGGGAAAGTAATGGGGAAATCATATTTCCAAACATTTCTCATTGTCGGACCGCCCCAAATTACTTTTATTTCGCCAATTTCTCCGTACGAATGGAATCAGATTAAGGAGACTCAGCGCGGAGATCGACTTTTTGAAGAGGTTTCTGAGGCTGAACAGAAAAAAGATGAAGAGCTTCCCAAAGAACTTCCTATCTTTCAAAAGGACCAACGTATTGTCCTCATGTTTGATCGCCCGATTCGTCCACTCGAAACTCCTGAAGAAAATCTGAGTGATTCCCTTTCTCGATTTTCTGACTATTTGACGTTTGAGCCAGAAATTCAGGGCAAGTTTCATTGGCTGGGAACTTCGGCAATAGAATTTATTCCGGATGAAAATACATTTCCCTTGGGGAATATTTTTCGCGCACATCTCAAAAAGGAAGCGCCAACTGCAGATGGAGGACGTCTGATTCATGAGGCAGAGTGGCATTTTGAAACGGAGGAGCCAAAAATAGTATCGATCACACCGAGTGATACGGCAACATTTATTTCACCGAAAACAAAAGTCCGTATTCTCTGGAATCAGTCAGTAAATGAAAATTCATTTTTCGATCATCTCACTATTTCTCCTGATCTTCCGAGTGGCGAGAAGCGAAAACTTAAAATTACATGGGATCACGAGCGCGATCCAAATGCCATGATGGTGAGTTTTGAACCAAATTTTGCAAAAAATGAAACTATTTCTCTTGTGGTGGATGTGGGAGTGAAAAGTCTTAATGGGACAAAAATGAGTACAGAAGCCACAAAGAGCACATTCCGTACTATGGAAGACCCCGGAGTCGTTACATATTCTCCACAAAATGGCGGAAGTATCGCTCCTCATGAAAGCCTTCGTATTCAACTGAGAACCCCAACAGATACGGATGAAATCCTTAAACACATCTCTTTCTCTCCAGAAATTGATCCAAAAAAATTATATGTATCCCAAGTATATGATTCTGTTCCACTGGTAGATGAGCAAAAGCCTGTATCTCCTCTTAAACAGAATATCCTTGAATACGAAATTTCTGGTCCATTTTTGGCAGAGACGGCGTACGCATGGACACTTAATGCTCAGCTAAAAGATGCAAGAATTGCTGCATATAAAGAGGATGTCAAAAGTGGGATTTTGGATGCCGTTTCTGATAAGGAATATCAAGAACTCGAGAAAGAATCTCTCCTGCCAACTGAGGTGACGGGAACATTTCGAACAACTGATTATAAATCACAGCTTTCGTATATGGCTCGCACTTCGGGTCCTTCTGTTTTTGAAAGAGATGACCCCGTTTCTCTTTTTGTGCAACACCGGAATATTTCCAAAATATTTGTTACGGTTTGTGAGATCCCGGAAAAAGAATTTCTCGATATGCAACTGAAGTTTTTGCCACTTGAAAATGGATTTTGCGATACCTATGGGAAAAATCCAAGGTCGTGGACAAAGGAAATTTCTGGAGAAAAAAATATCACTCGAGTCGATGAAATTTCAATTTCTGATGAGATCGAGTTTTCGGGCGGAATCTACGGATATGAATTCTTTTCCCCAGAGTTTCAGTACTCTTGGGAAAAGGCTCCTCACGTTTTCACCGGTACTGCTCTTCTCGTAAATTCTGGAATCACCGCAAAATGGACCGATGAAAAAATTCTCGTGTGGGCTACTGATTTTTTGGAAGGGAAACCTGTGGAGAATATGTCCATCGAAGTATTGAGCGGGAGCTACGACAATCCCGTTACGAGAATAAACACGGGATACACGAATGCTCAAGGAATTTGGGAAGGAAAACTCCCAGCCGATGATCTCTATCGCCAATATTTCATCATTGCACGAAAGGGAAAAGACTTCTTCTCTCTTGTTGGGAATAATTGGTCGGAAGGAATTTCACCGTGGGAGTTCGGTATTCCTGAGGATTGGCAAATTCATCCGTTTTTCAGAGGATATATGTATACTGATAGACCAATATATCGCCCGGGACAAACGGTGTATTATAAAGGAATTTTAAGATCCGATAATGATGCGAATCTCCAAATTCCCGCTCAAAATACGGTAGTACATCTTCAAGGAGAAGACCCTGAAGGAAAAGAAATTTTTTCTCAAGATGTGACGCTGAGTGACATGGGGACTTTTTCCGGAGAACTTCTCCTTGCAGATGGAGCTTCTCTTGGAACGTATGTCCTGAATGCTTCTCTAGGCGATAAGGGATGGTTTACACGAACATTTTCCGTAGAAGAGTATCGAAAGCCAGAGTATAAGGTGGAAGTGAAGACTTCTCTTGCCCATCCATTCCTCGGCACAGAACTTCCGATAACGATTTCGGCAGAATACTTTTTTGGCGGAAGTCTTCCAAACGCTGATGTTTCGTATTTGGTTGTACGAGAGCCATATTTTTATTACGGTCCAGAGGAAGGAGAATGGTATTCCTTTTCCACAGACGAATATGGCTGTTACTGGTCTTGTTCTCCGGAAGAAACAGTTGTTCTTGATGGAACAGGGAAGCTTGATGCTCACGGAAAATTTTCTTTTTCGATTCCAGATCATCTCAATGCGGAAAATGGGGATATTACCGACGCTCAGCTTGTTACTGTATACGCGACGCTGAGAGATGCTTCTGAAAGAAATGTTTCAAAGGCAGAAACTTTCATGCTCCTCGAAGCAGATGGTTTTGTCGGTATCCGTCCAGAGAATTCCTTCCTCAGCACTACGGATATGAATCTCTCTTTTGATCTTTTCACTCTTGATGTCGAGGGAAATCCGCGACCAAATGAAGAAGTTGATGTGAAAATCTATCAGAGCATCTGGAATTCTGTGCAGAAGGAGGGAATTGATGGAAATTTTTATTGGGATAGTACCGAAGAAAAAATACTTCTTCAGGAAAAAAATGCTGAAACTGGAAAAGATGGAAGAGGCGGCATTACGTTTGATATTCCTCAGGGAGATGATCGATATTCCGGAACCATAAAAGCTATCGCCACTTGGAAAGACTCGTCTCAGCGAGAAACAAGATCTGCTGCGACTCTCTTTCGGTCTTCAGATGATTACATTCCATGGCAAAGATCAAATAACGACCGAATTAAGCTTACTCTTGATAAAAAAAGCTATGAAGTAGGAGATACTGCAAAGCTCCTTGTAGAATCTCCTTTTGTAAAACCCGTAAAAGCACTTCTTACCGTTGAGAGGAAAAATATTCTTTCTGCAGAAGTTGTTGAGGTAAAGAGCGGAGAACTTCTCGAAATTCCTGTTACAGAAGAGATGCTTCCAAACGCATATATTGGCATCACTCTTGTGAAGGGAAAAGGATTTTTTGCCGTTTTTCAGAAACTTTTCTCTGAAATTTCGGAGAAAAAAATCTTACAAAAAGAATTGGAATTCCGCATTCCAGAACTCACTTCAAAAGTTCTAAAAAACACAGGGGAACTTGCAGCTCTCACGGAAGCCTCTTCTGATCTTGATGTCAGAAAAGCTGAAACGAGAAAGAAAATATCTCAGGAGAATTTGAAAAATACTGAGGAGAAGCTAAATATGACAAAAGACGAAGTGGAGGAAAGAGAAAAAGAAATTCAAAAGCTTCTTCCAAACCTTTCTGAGGAAGAACAAAAAGAAGCAGCTTCGGAAGAGCAAAAACTGGCGGACGATCTCAAAAATTTCACACCTCCTCAAAAAGATGATGAGGACATGACAGAACCTGAAGTACGACGAGGAGTTTACAATTTGAATACGCTTCCTCGTCCCGAAATGAAAATAGGTATGGTTCCCATTTCTGTAAATATCCAAGATAAGGAACTCAAAATATCCGTCCTAACAGAGAAAGAGTCGTATTTGCCCGGAGATACTGTGCGGCTTCTTATTGAGACTCGAAAGACAAATCGCGATGTAACGAGTGCTGATGTTTCTATTGCCGTCGTGGACAAATCTCTTCTCGCACTCAAATCGAGAAATCTCGAAGATATTCTTGATTTCTTTTGGGGAAATCGTCCTCTGGGAGTCAGAACAGCTCAAACACTTATTTATCTTATCGAACGTCTTGATATTAAGGCTCAAGGCGGAGCAAAAGGTGGTGGAGGAGGCGCCCTTGGAGAAGATCTGAGCAAAAGAAAACGCGGCGAATTCAGAGATACCGCTTTTTGGAAAGCCGATCTCCACACCGATGAAAATGGACTTTTAGAGGTAGAATTTCGTCTTCCAGACAACCTCACTACCTGGGAAGTTTTGGTCATAGCGCATACGAAGGACAATGCTTTTGGTATGGAAAAAAAGTCGTTTATTTCTCGAAAACAGCTGATGATCACTTCGGCATTGCCACGTTTCGGAATTCCAGGGGATACATTTACCGCAGCATTCTTGATTTATAACCAAAGTGATACTGATCAAAAAATAAATGTTTTTCTGGACACCGAAGGATTTTCTTTGAAGGGGGTAACAACATTTCCTCTCACGATAAAAAGGAACAGCACAGAACTCATCGAATTTCCAGGAACTATCATGGGTTCCAATGAAAAGCAGAATGCGACCTTTCCTCCCATGAAATTCACTCTCCTTGTACAAAATGAAGATAAATCTCTTCGTGATGAAGTCGAGACGTTTATTCCGGTGACGGCTCCTATTTTGGGAGAAAATTTGGCAACAAGTGGAATAGCTCTGGATCGCGCTACAGAATATCTTCGCATTCCACAAAAAGCGCTTCCAAATTTGGGAAAACTCACCGTAACACTCGCTTCAAGTCGCATCCAGATGTTTCTTCGCGGAGCAGAAAGTCTTCTTGCATATCCTTACGACTCAGCAGAACAAATTATGAGCAGAGTACTCGCTAGAGCGCTTCTTATTCGAGCAGAAAATATGATCGGAAAGAAATCTGCAGGCGCCTCTTCTGAAATCTCAGAAAATTTTACTAAAATATTAGGGCAAGAACTTCAAGAGACATACAAACTCCAGCGCTCCGATGGAGGATTCGGATATTTTGAGGGTTCTCTTCAAAGCTATCCTTACCTTTCGGCATATATCCTCTTTGGATTTGAACAACTCGGGAAAATAGATGTCCATGTTGATCCACAAAGTATGGAAAATTTGAAAAATTATTTGATGGGTTCTTTACTCTTCAGTAGTTTTAATGAGGAACAGCGTCAAGATATTTTTGAGATGGATTCCGAGACGAAAGCTTTTGTTCTCTATGTTCTTTCGGAAGCAGGAGAAAAGAATATTATTTCCACAAAGAATCTTCTGTATGAACAGAGGAGCATCCTTTCTCTTCCTGCAAAAATCCTTCTTTCTCTTGCCCTCCAAAATTTAGAAGAAACCGATGGAGAAAAAGCAGTTCTTCGGTTTGAGATCGAAGCAGCAGCAAGACATACGCCGCGAGGTGTTCAATTTGATGCTGGGGAGACTTCTCCGTGGAGCATGGATTCGACCATAAAAACCACCGCGCTCGCACTTATGACCTTCGCGAGGGAGGACACAAATAACGTGCTTATCCCGAAAATATTATCATTCCTCACAAAAGCGAGAGGAGGAAGTACGGGAAGTTGGGAGAGTACTCAAGATACAATATGGGCCGTCTTCAGCTATCTGGAATATCTCGAAAAAGCGAATGTGCTGCATCCAAATTTCGCAGCAAATGTGGAGATAAACGGGAGTTCTCTCCTCGAGAAGAGCTTTACTGAAGAAAATGTTTTCGACGAAAAAATACTCTCGGATATTGACTTCCCTTCTTTACTTCGTGATCCTCAACTGAATGAGCTCACTTTCTCAAAAAAGGGAATTGGAGAGCTTTTCTATGATATTCTGCTCCAGTATTATCTCCCGACAGAAGAAATACGTGAAAAAAATGAGGGAATTGGTCTCATGAGAAATTATTATAAATTAGATGATACAAAAATGGAACATCCTGTCTTTTCAGCAGAAAAAGGAGAGAGACTCAGAGGAAAACTTACTCTTCTTGTACCAGAGACAAGATATCTCGTCTCTGTTCGGGAAGCCCTCCCCGCAGGACTTGAAGCCGTGAATTTTAACCTCGAAACGGCCGACAAATCTCTGCTCTTAAATGATGAAAACACGCTCAAATCAGGAGATACGTGGTACTGGTGGAATAATCTTTCTTATTTCGAACATACAGAAATTCGAGATGACGCCGTTTTACTCTTCGCAGAAACTCTCCCTTCAGGAGTGTATGAATACAATTTTTACGTCGAGGCGGTAACAGAAGGAAGTTTTGAGCATCTTCCGGCAAAAGCTGAAGAAATGTATCATCCCGAGGTCTTTGGGCGAACGCAGGGAGAGGTATTTTCCGTCCTCCCTTCACATAAGTAA
- a CDS encoding peptidoglycan bridge formation glycyltransferase FemA/FemB family protein: MNSKLFKNQLWQSDEWEKFQQQCGNETFRVHNVLVIVRKTAFQKVFFEIPRACGEWGMGNGEWEELWNELETKAREKGAVFTRIFPGTSSQQSAVSSQQKQFIIQNSEFKINTEVPEIFPEHTLIIDLRKSEEEILADMKQKGRYNIGIAKKKGVEVFRSEDVASFYKILSETLVRDEFSGHPQKVYENMLTSFGENGDLFLARYEEKIIAGGIFLISDDVMTYYYGASANEYRNVMAPYLLQWRAIQEAKKRGCTFFDFLGIAPNTVETTKLGVSLTHNHRKNHRLAGVSEFKEKFGGIRIEYSPAFEIIHRLMWDRGIRILKNLRRILSGR; this comes from the coding sequence TTGAATTCTAAACTATTTAAGAATCAGCTCTGGCAAAGTGATGAGTGGGAGAAATTTCAGCAGCAGTGCGGGAATGAAACTTTTCGTGTTCATAATGTTTTGGTGATTGTACGAAAAACTGCTTTCCAAAAAGTGTTTTTTGAGATTCCACGGGCATGTGGGGAATGGGGAATGGGGAATGGGGAATGGGAGGAGCTTTGGAATGAGCTTGAGACAAAAGCTCGGGAAAAAGGAGCGGTGTTTACGAGAATATTTCCAGGAACAAGCAGTCAGCAGTCAGCAGTCAGCAGTCAGCAGAAACAATTCATAATTCAGAATTCAGAATTCAAAATTAATACTGAGGTTCCCGAAATCTTCCCTGAACACACGCTCATTATCGATCTCCGAAAATCGGAAGAAGAAATTTTGGCAGATATGAAGCAAAAGGGAAGATATAATATTGGGATTGCAAAGAAGAAAGGCGTGGAAGTTTTTCGAAGTGAAGACGTCGCGAGTTTTTATAAAATTCTTTCCGAAACTCTAGTGCGTGATGAATTTTCAGGACATCCGCAAAAAGTCTATGAAAATATGCTCACGAGTTTTGGTGAAAATGGAGATTTGTTTCTCGCGAGATACGAAGAGAAAATTATCGCTGGGGGAATTTTTCTCATTTCAGATGATGTGATGACGTATTATTACGGCGCATCAGCAAATGAATATCGGAATGTTATGGCTCCATATCTTCTCCAATGGAGAGCAATACAGGAAGCGAAAAAACGCGGATGCACATTTTTCGATTTTCTCGGAATTGCACCAAATACCGTAGAGACGACCAAATTGGGCGTCTCTCTCACGCATAATCATCGAAAGAACCATCGCCTTGCGGGCGTTTCAGAATTTAAAGAAAAATTTGGAGGAATTCGAATAGAGTATTCTCCGGCATTTGAAATTATCCATCGTCTGATGTGGGATAGGGGAATACGAATTCTGAAAAATCTCAGGAGGATACTTTCTGGGAGATAA